In Peromyscus eremicus chromosome 15, PerEre_H2_v1, whole genome shotgun sequence, a genomic segment contains:
- the Ccdc181 gene encoding coiled-coil domain-containing protein 181 isoform X2, with amino-acid sequence MNESKVIDSKESGEYEDDFEKDLEWLINDKEKSNGSIIEMACKREDDLDLELKEDEPETEHSQQLSDPDKPVNDASPRRNDFISVPSIQPLDPISDSDSENSFQDFKAENQRDLEEEEDEEVRRYIMEKIIEANKILQNQEPVNDKRERKLKFKDKLVDLEVPPLEDSDTCKAFLENENNMSGKLSQLCISGEPGQENVVLSVTDGSCEENDRKILVERDGKFELMNLQDIESQGFLPPINSANNTENESSQLPLRSPTPTVGGVKKEEPVAKVHTLSPTGELLAQVPQAPPNLKTRPSSAANPDLNKKRRSNHRIQSAGVSPVTSTYCLSPRQKELQKQLERKREKLKREEEQRKLEEENEKKKENEVVFKAWLQKKREQVIEMRRIQRAKQIEDMNSRVNRDPQQAFRLWLKKKHEEQMKERKTEELRKQEECLFFLRGTEGRDRAFRQWLRRKQIEKIAEQQAVKERARQLRLEARRSKQLQNNLYNMPDAKSFRFTDHYN; translated from the exons atgaatgaaagtaaAGTTATTGATTCCAAAGAAAGTGGGGAGtatgaagatgactttgaaaagGACCTGGAGTGGCTGatcaatgataaagaaaaaagcaatggcagcataatagag ATGGCTTGCAAGAGGGAAGACGATCTTGACCTGGAGTTGAAAGAAGATGAACCAGAAACAGAACACAGCCAACAGCTCTCTGATCCAGATAAACCTGTGAATGACGCCTCGCCCAGAAGAAATGACTTCATTTCTGTCCCAAGTATTCAGCCGCTGGATCCCATATCGGACTCTGACAGTGAGAACTCCTTCCAGGACTTCAAAGCAGAAAACCAGAGAGacctggaggaagaagaggatgaggaagtcAGGAGATATATTATGGAGAAAATTATAGAGGCTAACAAAATCCTACAGAATCAAGAGCCCGTGAACGACAAACGGGAGCGGAAACTTAAGTTCAAAGACAAACTAGTTGATTTAGAAGTCCCGCCGTTAGAAGACAGTGATACTTGTAAAGCTTTCTTAGAGAATGAAAATAATATGTCTGGAAAACTGTCCCAGTTATGCATTTCTGGTGAACCGGGACAAGAGAATGTGGTCCTGTCAGTTACTGACGGCAGCTGTGAAGAGAACGACAGAAAGATACTGGTTGAGAGAGATGGGAAGTTTGAACTTATGAATTTGCAAGACATTGAGAGTCAGGGGTTTCTGCCCCCCATTAATAGTGCTAATAATACAGAAAATGAATCCTCACAGTTGCCGCTCAGGTCTCCCACCCCGACTGTTGGTGGCGTCAAGAAAGAAGAGCCTGTGGCAAAGGTTCATACTCTCTCTCCAACAGGAGAGCTATTGGCACAAGTCCCTCAGGCACCTCCCAACCTCAAGACTCGTCCAAGTTCTGCTGCCAACCCAGatctaaataaaaaaaggagaTCTAATCACAGGATACAGTCTGCAGGTGTCTCTCCAGTGACCTCAACGTATTGTCTTTCGCCACGACAGAAAGAACTCCAAAAACAGCTCGAACGGAAGAGAGAAAAGCTAAAGAGGGAG GAAGAACAGCGCAAACTAGAGGAAGAGAacgagaagaaaaaggagaacgAGGTGGTGTTTAAAGCATGGCTGCAGAAGAAAAGAGAGCAGGTCATAGAAATGCGGCGAATTCAGCGAGCAAAGCAGATCGAGGACATGAACAGCAGA GTgaacagagacccacaacaaGCTTTTCGATTATGGCTTAAGAAAAAGCACGAGGAGcagatgaaagaaaggaagacagaggagCTCCGGAAGCAAGAGGAGTGTTTGTTCTTCTTGAGAGGAACAGAGGGCCGCGATAGGGCCTTTAGACA AtggctcagaagaaaacagataGAAAAAATCGCAGAGCAACAGGCTGTCAAAGAGAGAGCCAGGCAGCTCCGACTGGAAGCACGGCGTTCCAAACAGCTGCAGAACAACCTGTACAACATGCCAGATGCCAAATCTTTCC
- the Ccdc181 gene encoding coiled-coil domain-containing protein 181 isoform X1, with protein MNESKVIDSKESGEYEDDFEKDLEWLINDKEKSNGSIIEMACKREDDLDLELKEDEPETEHSQQLSDPDKPVNDASPRRNDFISVPSIQPLDPISDSDSENSFQDFKAENQRDLEEEEDEEVRRYIMEKIIEANKILQNQEPVNDKRERKLKFKDKLVDLEVPPLEDSDTCKAFLENENNMSGKLSQLCISGEPGQENVVLSVTDGSCEENDRKILVERDGKFELMNLQDIESQGFLPPINSANNTENESSQLPLRSPTPTVGGVKKEEPVAKVHTLSPTGELLAQVPQAPPNLKTRPSSAANPDLNKKRRSNHRIQSAGVSPVTSTYCLSPRQKELQKQLERKREKLKREEEQRKLEEENEKKKENEVVFKAWLQKKREQVIEMRRIQRAKQIEDMNSRQVNRDPQQAFRLWLKKKHEEQMKERKTEELRKQEECLFFLRGTEGRDRAFRQWLRRKQIEKIAEQQAVKERARQLRLEARRSKQLQNNLYNMPDAKSFRFTDHYN; from the exons atgaatgaaagtaaAGTTATTGATTCCAAAGAAAGTGGGGAGtatgaagatgactttgaaaagGACCTGGAGTGGCTGatcaatgataaagaaaaaagcaatggcagcataatagag ATGGCTTGCAAGAGGGAAGACGATCTTGACCTGGAGTTGAAAGAAGATGAACCAGAAACAGAACACAGCCAACAGCTCTCTGATCCAGATAAACCTGTGAATGACGCCTCGCCCAGAAGAAATGACTTCATTTCTGTCCCAAGTATTCAGCCGCTGGATCCCATATCGGACTCTGACAGTGAGAACTCCTTCCAGGACTTCAAAGCAGAAAACCAGAGAGacctggaggaagaagaggatgaggaagtcAGGAGATATATTATGGAGAAAATTATAGAGGCTAACAAAATCCTACAGAATCAAGAGCCCGTGAACGACAAACGGGAGCGGAAACTTAAGTTCAAAGACAAACTAGTTGATTTAGAAGTCCCGCCGTTAGAAGACAGTGATACTTGTAAAGCTTTCTTAGAGAATGAAAATAATATGTCTGGAAAACTGTCCCAGTTATGCATTTCTGGTGAACCGGGACAAGAGAATGTGGTCCTGTCAGTTACTGACGGCAGCTGTGAAGAGAACGACAGAAAGATACTGGTTGAGAGAGATGGGAAGTTTGAACTTATGAATTTGCAAGACATTGAGAGTCAGGGGTTTCTGCCCCCCATTAATAGTGCTAATAATACAGAAAATGAATCCTCACAGTTGCCGCTCAGGTCTCCCACCCCGACTGTTGGTGGCGTCAAGAAAGAAGAGCCTGTGGCAAAGGTTCATACTCTCTCTCCAACAGGAGAGCTATTGGCACAAGTCCCTCAGGCACCTCCCAACCTCAAGACTCGTCCAAGTTCTGCTGCCAACCCAGatctaaataaaaaaaggagaTCTAATCACAGGATACAGTCTGCAGGTGTCTCTCCAGTGACCTCAACGTATTGTCTTTCGCCACGACAGAAAGAACTCCAAAAACAGCTCGAACGGAAGAGAGAAAAGCTAAAGAGGGAG GAAGAACAGCGCAAACTAGAGGAAGAGAacgagaagaaaaaggagaacgAGGTGGTGTTTAAAGCATGGCTGCAGAAGAAAAGAGAGCAGGTCATAGAAATGCGGCGAATTCAGCGAGCAAAGCAGATCGAGGACATGAACAGCAGA CAGGTgaacagagacccacaacaaGCTTTTCGATTATGGCTTAAGAAAAAGCACGAGGAGcagatgaaagaaaggaagacagaggagCTCCGGAAGCAAGAGGAGTGTTTGTTCTTCTTGAGAGGAACAGAGGGCCGCGATAGGGCCTTTAGACA AtggctcagaagaaaacagataGAAAAAATCGCAGAGCAACAGGCTGTCAAAGAGAGAGCCAGGCAGCTCCGACTGGAAGCACGGCGTTCCAAACAGCTGCAGAACAACCTGTACAACATGCCAGATGCCAAATCTTTCC